A genomic region of Enterococcus sp. 12C11_DIV0727 contains the following coding sequences:
- a CDS encoding Cof-type HAD-IIB family hydrolase: MIKLIASDMDGTLLDSKMGISKNNASAIREAERRGIEFMVATGRAYTEAKPALDEAGIECAMITLNGAKVFDKAGNSLFTAGIDKITTLEILDILDAHDVYFEVSTNKGIYSERQEKRIENFASHIATMMPHLTYKVAIAMAAAHLSLLDITYIKDMRTLIQESDIEVLKIIGFSMDGPKVLGPASTDIRQLNDLVVTSSAQNNIEVNHKNAQKGIAVAHVAKDRGISEKEVMTIGDNFNDVSMLQWAGVSFAMGNAELEVKDHAKYVTSTNLENGVGEAIMRAIRENL; this comes from the coding sequence ATGATTAAATTGATTGCTTCAGACATGGACGGAACATTACTCGACTCAAAAATGGGAATTTCTAAGAACAATGCATCTGCTATTCGAGAAGCGGAACGACGTGGCATTGAATTTATGGTCGCTACAGGACGCGCTTATACCGAAGCAAAACCTGCATTAGATGAAGCTGGGATCGAATGTGCGATGATTACCCTAAATGGTGCGAAAGTTTTTGACAAAGCCGGGAACTCGCTCTTTACAGCTGGGATCGACAAAATTACAACACTTGAAATTTTAGATATTTTAGATGCACATGATGTGTATTTTGAAGTTTCAACGAACAAAGGTATTTATTCTGAGCGCCAAGAAAAAAGAATTGAAAACTTTGCTTCGCATATCGCTACAATGATGCCCCATTTGACTTATAAAGTAGCAATCGCAATGGCGGCAGCTCATCTGTCTTTACTAGATATCACTTACATCAAAGACATGCGGACATTGATCCAAGAAAGTGATATCGAAGTGCTAAAAATCATTGGTTTCAGTATGGATGGTCCAAAGGTTTTAGGTCCTGCAAGTACTGATATTCGACAGTTAAACGATTTAGTTGTCACATCATCTGCCCAAAATAATATTGAAGTCAATCATAAAAATGCTCAAAAAGGAATCGCAGTTGCTCATGTTGCGAAAGATCGCGGAATTTCAGAAAAAGAGGTCATGACGATTGGAGATAATTTTAACGATGTCAGCATGCTGCAATGGGCTGGTGTTAGTTTTGCCATGGGAAATGCTGAGCTAGAAGTTAAAGACCACGCAAAATACGTCACATCGACGAATTTAGAAAACGGCGTTGGCGAAGCAATCATGCGAGCAATCCGAGAAAATTTGTAA
- a CDS encoding GNAT family N-acetyltransferase has protein sequence MTEVEFTIREAIPADAADILQALRIVGRETPYLVMDEKGMEMTPDEMSENLANLYESPNNVLMVALADGKVIGTASVKASAKKRMEHIGEIGISILKDYWGFGLGSLMMEELIEWAKESKVIRRLELTVQHRNQRAVHVYEKIGFKTETIMDRGAKTDDGEFLEVHLMSMMID, from the coding sequence ATGACAGAGGTTGAATTTACAATTCGGGAAGCTATTCCAGCTGATGCTGCAGATATTTTACAAGCCTTAAGAATTGTTGGAAGAGAGACCCCCTATCTTGTAATGGATGAAAAAGGTATGGAAATGACGCCAGACGAGATGAGTGAAAACTTGGCGAACTTATATGAATCTCCCAATAACGTGTTGATGGTGGCTTTAGCAGACGGAAAAGTCATTGGCACGGCTTCTGTCAAAGCATCAGCGAAAAAACGCATGGAGCATATAGGTGAGATCGGTATCAGCATTTTAAAAGATTATTGGGGGTTTGGTTTAGGTAGTTTGATGATGGAAGAGCTAATTGAATGGGCTAAGGAAAGTAAGGTGATCCGTCGTCTAGAATTGACTGTCCAACACCGCAATCAGCGTGCGGTTCATGTGTATGAAAAAATCGGGTTTAAAACAGAAACGATCATGGATCGTGGTGCGAAGACGGACGATGGAGAATTTTTAGAGGTTCATTTGATGAGTATGATGATTGATTGA
- a CDS encoding putative ABC transporter permease produces the protein MNEFIKIVLLFFIYSFIGWLWETVYCSLKARKFVYRGFLVGPYCPIYGFGIVGVLYFLEPLRQNIVVLYLLSTILVTILEYITSYGLEKLFHASWWDYKDVPLNINGRVALPVSLFWGVGCVLIVRVIHPKVMLLEHFLSEKFGLVLPIILLLLITSDLIYTLVNMQSFKKVTTQLSAAVEERKQELAATLNEKRDELSASISELKESVSDEINERKKSKKMERTSLIEEFKNTPSIKKLVGHMSYNQKRWIRNYPNLKLKNVKNPSEVQQIIDKNKKNSK, from the coding sequence ATGAATGAATTTATTAAAATCGTTTTATTATTTTTCATCTACTCGTTTATTGGCTGGCTATGGGAAACTGTTTATTGCTCATTGAAGGCCAGAAAATTTGTATATCGTGGTTTTTTAGTAGGTCCGTATTGTCCAATCTATGGTTTTGGTATAGTAGGTGTCCTGTATTTTTTAGAGCCGCTTAGACAAAATATTGTTGTTTTATACTTATTATCGACGATCTTGGTTACGATTCTAGAGTATATTACAAGTTATGGATTGGAAAAGTTGTTCCATGCTTCTTGGTGGGATTATAAAGATGTACCACTAAATATCAATGGCCGTGTCGCATTGCCTGTATCACTTTTTTGGGGTGTCGGCTGTGTGCTGATTGTCCGCGTTATCCATCCTAAAGTGATGTTGTTAGAGCACTTTTTATCTGAAAAATTTGGCTTGGTTCTGCCGATTATTTTATTATTACTGATTACTAGCGATTTAATTTATACATTAGTTAATATGCAATCATTCAAAAAAGTCACAACTCAACTTAGTGCAGCCGTTGAAGAACGTAAACAAGAATTAGCTGCAACCTTAAATGAAAAACGTGATGAGTTATCAGCAAGTATTTCTGAGCTTAAAGAATCTGTTTCTGATGAAATCAACGAGCGAAAAAAATCAAAAAAAATGGAACGAACTTCCTTGATAGAAGAGTTCAAAAACACACCGTCAATTAAAAAATTAGTAGGTCATATGAGTTACAATCAAAAACGTTGGATTCGAAATTATCCTAATTTGAAGTTGAAAAATGTTAAAAACCCTTCTGAAGTTCAACAAATCATCGATAAAAACAAGAAAAATAGTAAATAA
- a CDS encoding GNAT family N-acetyltransferase, protein MIRFATKEDGEAIAPLILVILKDMELPLLEIVPEDTLLAVLAEAVADPTYRYGYQRGLVYEEAGEVAGIAFGYPNEDEPIIDEPLKKVLRKYNLDEEIRIFIDPETLPGEWYLDSISVDEKYRGLGIGSKLLDALPKMAKKSGKEVIGLSVDKGNPNAKKLYSRKGFKDVAEMMISGHLYDHMQKKISE, encoded by the coding sequence ATGATTCGTTTTGCAACAAAAGAAGACGGAGAGGCTATTGCTCCGTTGATTTTAGTTATTTTAAAAGATATGGAATTACCTTTATTAGAAATTGTACCAGAAGACACTCTTTTGGCTGTTTTAGCTGAAGCTGTTGCAGACCCTACCTATCGTTATGGTTATCAACGTGGTCTGGTTTATGAAGAAGCGGGCGAGGTTGCTGGAATTGCGTTTGGCTACCCTAATGAGGATGAACCGATCATCGATGAACCGCTAAAAAAAGTATTGCGGAAATACAATTTGGATGAAGAAATCAGAATATTTATCGATCCAGAAACGTTACCTGGTGAATGGTACCTTGATTCGATCTCTGTGGATGAGAAATATCGTGGTTTAGGAATTGGCTCTAAATTATTAGATGCTTTACCAAAAATGGCTAAAAAATCAGGTAAAGAAGTCATTGGTTTAAGTGTAGACAAAGGGAATCCTAATGCTAAAAAATTGTATAGCCGTAAAGGGTTTAAAGATGTTGCTGAGATGATGATCAGCGGACATTTATACGACCATATGCAGAAAAAAATCAGCGAATAA
- a CDS encoding 6-phospho-beta-glucosidase, with translation MSKGIKIVTIGGGSSYTPELVEGFIKRYDELPVRELWLVDIEAGKEKLEIVGAMAKRMVKAAGVDCEVHLTLDRREALKDADFVTTQLRVGLLDARILDERIPLSHGLIGQETNGAGGIFKALRTIPVILDIVEDMKELCPNAWLINFTNPAGMVTEAVLRYGNWDKVVGLCNIPVNAVFEEAALLGEDNRDLFFQFAGINHLHWHTITDKNGKDRTDELIKVMYGQDDAKSIVANIKDNNLIWEQVENLHMVPCPYHNYYYYTDKMLAEELEDFKNNGTRAEKVKEIEHELFELYKDPNLDYKPKQLAERGGARYSDAACEIINSIHNDKRTTMTVSTRNNGTITDLPAESAVEVTCTITGKGPVPYNFGSFKPQERGLLQVMKSMEELTIEAAVTGDYGTLLQAFTMNPLITSGDVAKEVMDELLEAHKQYLPAFFKEGK, from the coding sequence ATGTCAAAAGGAATTAAAATCGTCACGATCGGTGGAGGATCAAGTTACACACCAGAATTAGTTGAAGGCTTTATTAAGAGATATGATGAATTGCCAGTACGCGAGTTATGGCTAGTTGATATTGAAGCAGGAAAAGAAAAATTAGAAATCGTTGGTGCAATGGCCAAACGTATGGTCAAAGCAGCTGGCGTAGATTGCGAAGTTCACTTAACTCTAGATCGTCGTGAAGCATTGAAAGACGCTGATTTCGTTACAACACAATTACGTGTAGGACTTTTAGATGCACGGATTTTAGATGAGCGCATCCCACTAAGTCATGGCTTGATCGGTCAAGAAACAAATGGTGCTGGCGGTATTTTTAAAGCGTTGAGAACAATTCCTGTAATTTTAGATATTGTAGAAGATATGAAAGAGCTCTGTCCAAACGCTTGGTTGATCAACTTTACAAATCCAGCTGGTATGGTAACAGAAGCTGTGTTACGTTATGGTAATTGGGATAAAGTTGTCGGTTTGTGTAATATTCCAGTTAATGCGGTATTTGAAGAAGCAGCATTGCTAGGAGAAGACAATCGCGATTTATTCTTCCAATTTGCTGGGATCAATCATTTACACTGGCATACGATTACAGATAAAAATGGCAAAGATCGTACGGACGAGCTAATCAAAGTCATGTATGGTCAAGACGATGCCAAATCGATCGTAGCAAACATCAAAGATAATAATTTGATTTGGGAACAAGTCGAAAACCTACACATGGTTCCTTGTCCATACCACAATTATTATTACTACACAGATAAAATGTTAGCAGAAGAATTAGAAGATTTTAAAAACAATGGAACACGTGCTGAAAAAGTCAAAGAAATCGAACATGAATTATTTGAACTATACAAAGATCCTAATTTAGATTACAAACCAAAACAATTAGCAGAACGTGGCGGTGCACGTTATAGTGATGCAGCGTGTGAAATCATCAACTCAATCCATAATGACAAACGCACAACAATGACTGTTAGCACTCGAAATAACGGTACGATCACGGATCTACCAGCTGAAAGTGCAGTAGAAGTAACGTGTACGATCACTGGAAAAGGCCCTGTACCCTATAACTTCGGTAGCTTTAAACCACAAGAACGTGGTTTATTACAAGTGATGAAATCAATGGAAGAGTTAACGATCGAAGCAGCAGTTACAGGTGATTATGGTACATTACTACAAGCATTTACAATGAACCCATTGATCACAAGTGGTGATGTTGCGAAAGAAGTAATGGACGAACTATTAGAAGCACATAAACAATATTTACCAGCTTTCTTTAAAGAAGGAAAATAA
- a CDS encoding MurR/RpiR family transcriptional regulator, with the protein MLFLDHSPDLSPIDLEIYKYITSHLDEVVYMRIRELAKETHSSTASILRFCRKFGCEGFSEFKIKLNLYRKSLTEPVTTHAVDETSFTNFIQRSTEAFYQERIQAAAKLLSEKDLVLFIGTGSSNIIAEYGALYFSSIFSMAFHIEDPINHPVNFFNKAMAKNVCVIALSVSGENEAIINYLNHFITNDSSIISITNSEKSPIAALSDVNIPYYISTERIGDSDITSQVPALYTVEYLAKEVQKQKRVEPK; encoded by the coding sequence TTGTTATTCTTAGATCACAGTCCAGATTTAAGTCCTATCGATTTAGAAATTTATAAATATATTACGTCTCACTTAGATGAAGTGGTTTATATGCGAATTCGTGAGCTAGCCAAAGAAACCCACAGCAGCACTGCCAGTATTTTACGCTTTTGTCGAAAGTTTGGTTGTGAAGGGTTTTCTGAATTTAAAATCAAATTGAATTTATATCGAAAATCATTGACTGAACCAGTCACCACACATGCCGTGGATGAAACGTCATTTACTAATTTTATCCAGCGCTCTACTGAAGCTTTTTATCAAGAACGGATTCAGGCTGCAGCAAAATTATTGTCCGAAAAAGATCTTGTATTGTTTATCGGAACCGGCTCATCAAATATTATTGCTGAATATGGTGCACTGTATTTTTCTTCTATTTTCAGTATGGCGTTTCATATCGAAGACCCAATCAATCATCCAGTCAATTTTTTCAATAAAGCGATGGCAAAAAATGTGTGCGTGATTGCTCTTTCTGTTAGTGGTGAAAATGAGGCCATCATCAATTATCTAAACCATTTTATTACAAATGATAGTTCGATTATTTCGATTACTAATAGTGAAAAATCACCGATTGCAGCCCTTTCAGACGTAAATATTCCTTATTATATTTCAACAGAAAGAATTGGCGATAGTGACATTACTTCTCAAGTTCCAGCGCTTTATACGGTAGAATATTTGGCAAAAGAAGTCCAAAAACAAAAAAGAGTAGAACCTAAATAA
- a CDS encoding ABC transporter ATP-binding protein, which translates to MINLLKYAKKYRKQIILGPFFKFLEACFELVLPLFMARLVDQGIRNGDRAYVIQMAGWMFLMSVIGLICVMICQYYSSIASQGFGTELRNQLMKKINQLSHAELNSFGTDTLITRMTNDINQLQLALAMLIRLVIRAPFLSIGSVIMAFYINVQMGFIFLLMLPIFCIILYSIIKTTVPLYKKVQEKLDLLNRQISQNLSGVRVIRAFARKQTEEKHVNKVTDDLSSIYIRVSNISALLTPATTLVMNLGILALLYLGGIKVEIGGLQQGEVLALINYMNQMLLALIVVSNLVIIFTRASASASRVSEVLAVVPSIQSNNTKPPHKEQTKGIVFDHVSFRYQPEAGLALTDISLTIPASSVLGITGPTGGGKSTLTQLIPRFYDTSQGNLFVDGINVRDWSIDKLRKKIAITPQTAVLFTGTIRENLQWGKEDATDEECWQALETAQCKDFVENLSDGLDTQVYEGGKNFSGGQKQRLTIARALIHKPDVLILDDSLSALDYQTDLNLRTALQQDLKETTLILISQRISSIQQADQILVLASGKQVGLGTHEELLRHSPAYQEIVASQEEENEK; encoded by the coding sequence ATGATCAATTTACTCAAGTACGCAAAGAAATACCGCAAGCAAATTATTCTTGGGCCATTTTTCAAGTTTTTAGAAGCTTGTTTTGAATTAGTGCTGCCCTTATTTATGGCACGTTTGGTTGATCAAGGAATTCGTAATGGTGACCGAGCTTACGTGATCCAAATGGCCGGTTGGATGTTTTTGATGTCTGTTATTGGTCTGATCTGTGTCATGATTTGTCAGTATTATTCTTCAATTGCCTCCCAAGGTTTTGGAACAGAATTAAGGAATCAGCTGATGAAAAAGATCAATCAACTTTCTCATGCCGAGTTGAACAGCTTTGGAACAGATACATTGATTACCCGTATGACAAATGATATTAATCAACTTCAGTTAGCTTTGGCAATGTTGATTCGACTAGTGATTCGGGCGCCTTTTTTAAGCATTGGTTCTGTCATTATGGCTTTTTATATTAATGTACAAATGGGCTTTATTTTTCTTCTTATGTTGCCAATTTTTTGTATTATTCTTTATTCTATTATAAAAACAACCGTACCATTATATAAAAAAGTTCAAGAAAAACTAGATTTACTAAATCGTCAAATCAGTCAAAATTTAAGCGGTGTTCGTGTGATTCGAGCTTTTGCTAGGAAACAGACAGAAGAAAAACACGTCAACAAAGTAACGGACGATCTATCTTCTATCTATATTCGAGTTTCAAATATTTCAGCTTTACTGACACCTGCAACGACTTTAGTCATGAATCTTGGGATTTTAGCACTCCTTTATCTTGGTGGAATCAAAGTAGAAATCGGCGGGTTGCAACAAGGTGAAGTCTTAGCTTTGATCAATTATATGAATCAAATGTTACTTGCCTTGATCGTTGTCTCAAACTTAGTTATTATCTTTACACGGGCCTCAGCATCGGCTTCAAGAGTTAGTGAAGTTCTAGCTGTCGTTCCAAGTATCCAATCAAATAACACAAAGCCTCCTCATAAGGAACAAACAAAAGGAATCGTATTCGATCATGTCTCTTTTCGCTATCAACCAGAGGCTGGGCTGGCTTTAACGGATATTTCCTTAACTATTCCTGCAAGCTCAGTCTTAGGCATTACAGGTCCTACAGGTGGTGGAAAAAGCACCTTGACTCAATTGATTCCCCGTTTTTATGATACAAGCCAAGGAAATCTATTCGTTGATGGTATCAATGTTCGTGACTGGTCTATAGATAAACTACGCAAAAAAATCGCCATTACACCTCAAACTGCCGTTTTATTTACAGGAACGATTCGAGAAAATCTTCAGTGGGGAAAAGAAGATGCCACTGATGAAGAATGCTGGCAGGCTTTGGAAACCGCTCAATGTAAAGATTTCGTTGAAAACCTAAGCGACGGTTTGGATACACAAGTGTATGAGGGCGGAAAAAATTTTTCTGGTGGTCAAAAACAACGGTTGACGATTGCTCGCGCTTTGATTCATAAGCCTGATGTTTTAATCTTGGATGACTCGTTGAGTGCTTTGGATTATCAAACAGACTTAAACTTGCGAACAGCTCTCCAACAAGACTTAAAAGAAACGACACTGATTCTAATTTCTCAACGAATCAGTTCGATTCAACAAGCTGATCAAATTTTAGTTTTAGCAAGTGGAAAGCAAGTTGGTTTAGGAACCCATGAAGAACTATTGCGACATTCTCCAGCATATCAAGAAATCGTCGCTTCACAAGAGGAGGAAAACGAAAAATGA
- a CDS encoding uracil-DNA glycosylase has product MKAIIHNSWQDVLKEEFTKEYYLHLRDFLKQEYSQQTIYPDMYHIYSALELTPYEEVKVVILGQDPYHGPNQAHGLSFSVQPGVRTPPSLMNIYKELQADLGYPPVAHGFLESWAKQGVLLLNTVLTVRNGQAYSHRGQGWENLTDAIIKKLNDRDKPIVFILWGKPAQEKIKMIDTSKHIIIKSPHPSPLAAHRGFFGSKPFSKTNQALEQLGEAPINWQLPDTVS; this is encoded by the coding sequence ATGAAAGCAATTATTCATAATAGTTGGCAAGATGTTTTAAAAGAAGAGTTTACAAAGGAATACTATTTGCATTTACGGGATTTTTTGAAACAGGAATATAGTCAGCAGACGATTTATCCAGATATGTATCATATTTATTCTGCTTTGGAATTGACCCCTTATGAAGAGGTAAAAGTGGTGATACTTGGGCAAGATCCTTACCACGGTCCGAATCAAGCACATGGGTTAAGTTTCTCTGTGCAACCAGGTGTGAGAACACCGCCATCTTTGATGAACATTTATAAAGAACTGCAAGCTGATTTAGGTTATCCACCAGTTGCCCACGGATTTTTAGAAAGCTGGGCAAAGCAAGGAGTCCTTTTACTGAACACTGTTTTAACGGTGCGTAATGGTCAAGCGTATTCTCACCGAGGACAAGGATGGGAAAATCTAACAGATGCTATTATTAAGAAGTTGAACGATCGAGATAAACCAATTGTGTTTATCCTATGGGGCAAACCCGCACAAGAAAAAATCAAAATGATTGATACAAGTAAACATATTATCATTAAATCACCGCATCCAAGTCCCTTAGCAGCTCATCGAGGCTTCTTTGGTTCTAAGCCATTCTCAAAAACAAACCAAGCTTTAGAGCAATTAGGAGAAGCGCCGATCAACTGGCAGTTGCCTGATACAGTGTCCTAA
- the pta gene encoding phosphate acetyltransferase, translating into MELFDSLKFKVIRRNIKIVFPEATDPRILGAAARLKAEELMEPILIGKQEAIVEAAHARGIKTSNFTIIDPDNYDGWEDMVAAFVERRNGKVTEEDARKILKDVNYFGTMLTYMGLADGMVSGAIHSTGDTVRPALQIIKTKPGVSRTSGAMIMVRGRDQEKYIFADCAINVNPTAQELAEIAVDSAKTAELFDIEPKIAMMSFSTKGSAKAPEVDKVVEATKIAKSLAPELEIDGELQFDASYVASVAQLKAPNSPVAGQATVFVFPELQSGNIGYKIAQRLGNFEAIGPILQGLNKPVSDLSRGANEEDIYKLSIITAAQTLMN; encoded by the coding sequence GTGGAACTATTCGATAGCTTAAAATTTAAAGTCATTCGCCGTAACATCAAAATTGTTTTCCCAGAAGCAACAGATCCTCGTATTTTAGGGGCTGCAGCTCGCTTGAAAGCAGAAGAATTAATGGAACCGATCTTGATCGGGAAACAAGAAGCCATTGTAGAAGCAGCACATGCTCGTGGAATCAAGACATCTAACTTTACGATTATCGATCCGGATAATTATGATGGCTGGGAAGACATGGTTGCAGCGTTTGTTGAACGCCGTAATGGAAAAGTCACAGAAGAAGATGCACGCAAGATTTTGAAAGACGTCAACTATTTTGGCACAATGCTAACGTACATGGGACTTGCAGATGGAATGGTTAGTGGCGCGATCCACTCAACTGGCGACACTGTTCGTCCAGCATTACAAATCATCAAAACAAAACCAGGTGTTAGCCGTACAAGTGGTGCGATGATCATGGTTCGTGGTCGCGATCAAGAAAAATACATTTTTGCAGATTGTGCAATCAATGTAAACCCAACAGCACAAGAACTAGCTGAGATTGCTGTTGACAGTGCAAAAACAGCTGAATTATTCGATATCGAGCCAAAAATAGCGATGATGAGCTTCTCAACAAAAGGTTCTGCTAAAGCGCCAGAAGTAGACAAAGTAGTCGAAGCAACAAAAATTGCGAAAAGCTTAGCTCCAGAACTTGAGATCGATGGCGAATTACAATTTGATGCTTCATATGTAGCGTCAGTTGCTCAATTAAAAGCACCAAATTCACCAGTCGCTGGCCAAGCAACAGTCTTTGTTTTCCCAGAATTACAATCAGGAAACATTGGCTACAAAATTGCACAACGTTTAGGTAACTTTGAAGCAATTGGTCCAATCTTACAAGGATTGAACAAACCAGTTTCTGATTTATCTCGTGGTGCAAATGAAGAAGATATTTACAAATTATCGATCATTACTGCTGCCCAAACATTAATGAACTAA
- a CDS encoding 3D domain-containing protein produces the protein MDSVKVKKLIPFLAAVLLINVALPIGAAAESLDELKDKEAQAAQTGASLSEDINTALNDVNEKYAEIEKLKADISKAEETIKNSEAEITVTEQSIARRKEVVGNRMKDVQLSGEQRTWQVLLDAESVSDFFNKAYAMTILQNAEKEKIDRLSQDKEKLSDLKETVKSKQEELQTNETKLQDEASAMDEQVVTLKQQLSDNQTALQQIASQKQTEEKRITDEKKADEARKQQEAAKEAQRKADVVSSSSSSSSSSSSSESSDSSSSSSSSEEQPVVTPPSQPEEVPSTGGETGNGGANGRVLYMQSTAYSWREAGSGFITATGIDLRSQSNVIAVDPSVIPLGSLVQVEGYGFAVAGDTGGAINGNIIDVHFPTVDQCLTWGRRNNVKVTIQ, from the coding sequence TTGGATTCAGTGAAAGTAAAAAAATTGATACCATTTTTAGCTGCTGTCTTGCTAATAAATGTTGCTCTACCAATCGGCGCTGCAGCAGAGTCATTAGATGAGCTGAAGGACAAAGAAGCACAAGCCGCACAAACAGGAGCATCCCTTAGCGAAGACATCAATACAGCTCTGAATGATGTTAATGAAAAATACGCTGAAATTGAAAAACTTAAAGCAGATATTTCAAAAGCTGAAGAAACAATCAAGAACTCTGAAGCCGAAATCACAGTAACAGAGCAAAGTATTGCACGCCGTAAAGAAGTCGTTGGAAATCGTATGAAAGATGTCCAGCTAAGTGGGGAACAGCGTACATGGCAAGTATTATTAGATGCTGAAAGTGTATCAGATTTTTTTAATAAAGCGTATGCGATGACGATCTTACAAAATGCAGAAAAAGAAAAAATCGATAGACTATCTCAAGATAAAGAAAAATTGTCTGACCTTAAAGAAACTGTAAAAAGTAAACAAGAAGAATTACAAACCAACGAAACGAAATTACAGGATGAAGCATCAGCAATGGATGAGCAAGTTGTAACATTAAAACAGCAATTATCTGATAATCAAACAGCGTTACAACAAATCGCTAGTCAAAAACAAACAGAAGAAAAACGAATCACAGATGAGAAAAAAGCAGATGAAGCTCGCAAACAACAAGAGGCAGCTAAAGAAGCTCAAAGAAAAGCTGACGTTGTCTCATCGTCTAGCTCAAGTAGCAGTTCTTCATCAAGTAGTGAATCAAGCGACAGTTCAAGCTCTAGTTCTAGCAGTGAAGAACAACCAGTCGTTACACCGCCATCTCAACCAGAAGAAGTACCAAGCACTGGCGGAGAAACGGGTAATGGTGGAGCAAATGGTCGTGTTCTTTACATGCAATCAACAGCTTACTCATGGAGAGAAGCAGGTTCTGGTTTCATTACAGCAACAGGAATCGATCTTCGCTCACAAAGTAATGTGATTGCAGTTGACCCAAGCGTGATTCCACTAGGATCGCTTGTACAGGTAGAAGGCTATGGATTTGCAGTTGCCGGTGATACTGGCGGCGCAATCAACGGAAATATCATTGACGTCCATTTCCCTACAGTTGACCAATGTTTAACTTGGGGACGTAGAAATAACGTCAAAGTTACGATTCAATAG
- a CDS encoding LURP-one-related/scramblase family protein — translation MSEFFIQEQQLSNVTRTLVKDEDGKSIFLLVGRWGTRGDSLSLYAMNGELVASIRQTSFAFGSRFELYKGFEKVGVLRKILNLNADFYYIQHLHWTVLGDIKNHHYSIYQVNHNKIMEMSKATLFSGNYFSLVVTNDEDAPLCICVAAVLDYWLYNKKKHQNHKPIIGWGTC, via the coding sequence GTGTCTGAGTTTTTTATTCAAGAACAACAATTGAGCAATGTCACAAGAACCCTTGTCAAAGATGAGGACGGTAAGTCCATTTTCTTACTTGTTGGACGCTGGGGTACTCGTGGTGACTCGCTTTCTTTGTATGCAATGAATGGCGAACTAGTTGCCAGCATCAGACAGACATCTTTTGCTTTTGGTTCACGTTTCGAATTGTATAAAGGATTTGAAAAAGTTGGTGTTTTAAGAAAAATCTTAAATTTAAATGCTGATTTTTATTATATTCAACACTTGCATTGGACTGTTTTAGGTGACATAAAAAATCATCATTATTCTATTTATCAAGTCAATCACAACAAAATCATGGAAATGAGTAAAGCGACTCTCTTTTCAGGTAATTATTTTAGTTTAGTAGTTACTAATGATGAAGATGCACCACTATGCATTTGTGTTGCTGCTGTGTTAGATTACTGGTTATATAATAAGAAGAAACATCAAAATCATAAACCAATCATCGGTTGGGGAACTTGTTAA
- the tsaE gene encoding tRNA (adenosine(37)-N6)-threonylcarbamoyltransferase complex ATPase subunit type 1 TsaE: MEMMINNLEEMEAIAKIIGLVADPGNAIILSGDLGAGKTTMTKGIALGLGIGQMIKSPTYTIIREYQQGRLPLYHMDVYRIENGADDLGLDEYFEGDGLSVVEWGKLLGEFLPADYLDITIEKDPEDMEKRKLLMQAFGEKSEQFLRRIEQKMEERT, translated from the coding sequence ATGGAAATGATGATCAACAATCTTGAAGAGATGGAAGCTATAGCGAAGATCATTGGTTTGGTTGCTGATCCAGGAAATGCAATCATTCTTTCTGGCGATCTTGGTGCAGGGAAAACGACAATGACCAAAGGGATCGCCTTAGGTCTGGGCATCGGTCAAATGATCAAAAGTCCTACTTATACAATTATTCGTGAGTATCAACAAGGACGTTTGCCACTGTATCATATGGATGTCTACCGAATCGAAAATGGCGCAGATGATCTTGGATTAGATGAATATTTTGAAGGCGATGGCTTATCCGTTGTTGAATGGGGAAAATTATTAGGAGAATTTTTGCCGGCTGACTATTTAGATATCACGATTGAGAAAGATCCAGAAGACATGGAAAAAAGAAAACTACTAATGCAAGCTTTTGGGGAAAAATCAGAACAGTTTTTAAGACGTATTGAGCAAAAAATGGAGGAACGTACATGA